CGACGCGATGGGTTTCCACGAAACCGCGGCGGGCGTACAGCGCGAGGTTTTCGCTCATCGCTTCGTTGGTGTACAGGCGGATCGACGAATATCCCGCCTCCAGCGCATGACGTTCGGCGAAGTCCAGCAACTGCCGGCCGAGGCCTTGGCCCTTGAGCGCCGGGCTCACGGCAACATTGTCCAGCAGCAAATAGTTTTCCGTGTCGATCAACACCACAAAACCGCTGAGGTGCTTCTCATCGGCAAGCACATGCACGCGCCTGGCCAGCACCTGGCTGGCGTAGTCATCGAGCATCGGCGCGGGTTTGCGGCCGATACGTTCGATGTAAGGCGAGTAAGCCGCCTCGACGATGGCCTCGATCTGCGCGATGTCCTCAAGCGTAGCGGGACGAATTAGCTGCGACATGACACGGACTCCTTTGGAGCCAAGGATGGGGCCCGACTGTACCGGTCGTGAGCGCGAAACGACAGGCATAAAAAAACCACCGTCGCCAGTGGTTCTTCTCGAACAGCGGTTTCACTCGCCGTGATAAATGCAGCCGCTGGTGCAGGTTTCATGAATGCGGATGGCGCTGAGTTCCGGCAGCAACGGCTTCAATTCATTCCAGATCCACTTGGCCAACACTTCGCTGGTCGGGTTTTCCAGGCCAGGAATATCGTTCAGGTAATTGTGGTCCAGGCGCTCGTACAGCGGCTTGAAGATCGCCTTGATTTCCGAGAAGTCACGGATCCAGCCAGTGTGCGGATCGAGGTCGCCGCTCAGGTGAATCGCGACTTTGAACGAGTGACCGTGCAAGCGGCCGCACTTGTGGCCGTCCGGCACGTGGGGCAAGCGGTGGGCGGACTCGAAGGTAAACTCTTTGAAAATTTCCAAAATGATTCCAGCTCTGTCAGGTGGCGATCGCCGCGGCGATTTGGGCAGGCGGCGAGTTTAACAGCTTGTCCTGACTAAAGGGTCAGCAAGCGCTCGCCAAGTCGACCGCTGGCGGCCAGTTCGAGAAACTCGTCGCCCATGCGCCGGCTCTCGTCCATCGCCGCGCGCCAGTATTTCTGCCGGTTCGGCGCATCGCCCATGAAGCGCTTGAAGTCGTTGCGGTCCGGCAGTTTGCCGAACGGCAGGCGCGCCAGGTATTCCTTCGACGGCGCCAGCAGCAGCACATCCTGCAAGCGCGTGGTACAGGCGCGGCGCCACGGCAGGGTCTTGTCGAACCAGCCGGGAATCACTCGATCGGTGAAATGCGGATAGAGCACGATGCCGTCGCCGCTGTAGGGCAGGTCGAGGTGATAGTCGAGCAGACCGCCGTCGCGGAAGGTCCCGGCGCCGGCCCCCGGCAGGTCGCGCACGCCCTCCATGACCATCGGGATCGAGCCCGACGCCAGCAGCGCCTGACGCAAGTTGCCGGCATTCAGGGCGACGAAGCGCGACGGAAAATCGTTCAGCGCATTCACCGGTGGCGCCAGGCGTGGGTCGTGAATGATCAGGCGCTCGAAGTGCCGCGCCAGCCGTGCCCGCCCGCGCAGGTTGTCGGCAATCACCGACGACAAGCCCAGCCCCAGCCGGCCGCGATGATCATGCGCGAGCAAACCGTGGCTTCTGACCACCATGATGTTCAGTCGGTAATGCGCGTTGTCGAGGATCGTCGCATCGCGGCCATCGAGCAGTTCATCGAGCATGCGCCGCGAGCTCTGGCTGATCTGCGCCATGGTCACGCCTTTGTCGAAATTCTGCTCGGTGTACAGATGGCCGAGGCGCCGAATGCCCGCGGCCGCATCCGGCAG
The window above is part of the Pseudomonas prosekii genome. Proteins encoded here:
- a CDS encoding GNAT family N-acetyltransferase; amino-acid sequence: MSQLIRPATLEDIAQIEAIVEAAYSPYIERIGRKPAPMLDDYASQVLARRVHVLADEKHLSGFVVLIDTENYLLLDNVAVSPALKGQGLGRQLLDFAERHALEAGYSSIRLYTNEAMSENLALYARRGFVETHRVEENGLRRVHMSKSL
- the queD gene encoding 6-carboxytetrahydropterin synthase QueD; the encoded protein is MEIFKEFTFESAHRLPHVPDGHKCGRLHGHSFKVAIHLSGDLDPHTGWIRDFSEIKAIFKPLYERLDHNYLNDIPGLENPTSEVLAKWIWNELKPLLPELSAIRIHETCTSGCIYHGE